AAATTTTATGAGCCGTAGACTCACTCACTCCAAACTGGATTCCTAAAATTTGAAACGTTGGGAAATTATGGAGATAGAAAAGAGTTAAGATAATCTGCTCTTCTAACATCAGTTTCGCTTCCCTACCTCCTCCAGCTTTTATCAGTCTAGTTTTTTGTTTCTTTCTTTCCTGATATTTCTCTTTAGCTATCTTGGTTAATTTTTCCAGTTGCTCGGCATTAATACCTAATACTCTTTGGGTTTCCTGGGGATATTGTCGCAGAAATTCTTCAATATTACTCATGATTTGTTTTTGGCAAATCTTAATTATAACATACTTTTTCTTTCTGGATATTATTTTTAGGAGATGTCTATTAGTCGCGCAACTGCCGGAAGCTCTAGTTATTGGATGTCCGGAAACTGAAGAGGGCGCGATCGCAAAACTTCCCGATTCGATTACCCTACAATCTTATCAGGCGATCGCCTGCGGTCCGGGATTAACGCGATCGACCTTATCAATTATCGAACAATTACTCGATAGTCCCGTTCCTTTAGTTCTCGATGCCGACGGATTAAATAACTTAGTCACTTTGGGAATATCTCATCTGCACCAACGAAAATCTCCCACAATTCTTACTCCTCATGCTGGAGAATTCAAGAGATTATTTCCGCAGATTAAAATAATGCCCGATCGCATTCATGCCGCTCGCCAAGCTGCAAGTGAATCTGGAACAGTGGTTATCTTAAAAGGAGCGAAAACTGCGATCGCCGATCCTGACGGAACCGTATGGGTCAATCCGGAAAGTACTCCAGCCCTGGCTAGAGGCGGCAGCGGTGACGTTCTTGCCGGTTTATTAGGAGGGATACTAGCCCAAGGTTCCGCAACGGTTACAGCCGCAGCCAGCGCAGCTACAGCAGCCGTTTGGTGGCACGGTCAAGCTGGAATCTTAGCCGCTGAAGACCGCAGCGTTTTGGGAGTCGATGCATTTCATTTAACTCAGTATCTGACAAGGAGCGTAAACATTCCGCTGCGCTCCATTCGCAATGACTTAACGTCAGTTTTGGATAAGAACGAGGAGAAAGTCCGCTATGAGGTGAGAAACCGGGTTTCTCTCACCAATGAGACTTCTAGCGTGAAGTCGAGTAAGAAACCCGGTTTCTGAGATCCCCCTACTTTAGAGGATATTACGATCGCGCACTAAGCGGGATAAATCCGCAAACGGCGGTTGGGTTCCTCGCCAAAACTATCGGATTTGAGTCGATAATGCTCCACTAACTCGTGTTGCATTTTCCGGACTTTTCCAGAGCGCGGCAACAGTTCC
The nucleotide sequence above comes from Roseofilum casamattae BLCC-M143. Encoded proteins:
- a CDS encoding helix-turn-helix domain-containing protein produces the protein MSNIEEFLRQYPQETQRVLGINAEQLEKLTKIAKEKYQERKKQKTRLIKAGGGREAKLMLEEQIILTLFYLHNFPTFQILGIQFGVSESTAHKI
- a CDS encoding NAD(P)H-hydrate dehydratase — translated: MICFWQILIITYFFFLDIIFRRCLLVAQLPEALVIGCPETEEGAIAKLPDSITLQSYQAIACGPGLTRSTLSIIEQLLDSPVPLVLDADGLNNLVTLGISHLHQRKSPTILTPHAGEFKRLFPQIKIMPDRIHAARQAASESGTVVILKGAKTAIADPDGTVWVNPESTPALARGGSGDVLAGLLGGILAQGSATVTAAASAATAAVWWHGQAGILAAEDRSVLGVDAFHLTQYLTRSVNIPLRSIRNDLTSVLDKNEEKVRYEVRNRVSLTNETSSVKSSKKPGF